The Streptomyces sp. NBC_01142 genomic interval CGCGCTCGGGGGTCAGCAGGCCCCGCCGTTTGAGCCGGGAGACCGAGGAGCGCACGGACGGCGCGTCGACGCCGAGAACGGCCAGCAGGCGGATGAGTTCGGCCACGGGGAAGGGTCCCGGCCTTTCGCGTCCGTACGCGCCGTACAGAGTGACGATCAGGGATCGGGGGGTGTGCTGCTCGGCCACGTGATCACTCTAGAGCCCGCAGGCGGAAGCGTTGCAGCTTGCCGGTCTGGGTGCGCGGAAGCGCGTCGAGGAAGACGAACTCGCGGGGGCATTTGTACGGTGTCAGCCTCCGCTTCACCGAGTCGGCGAGTGCGGCGACGGTGTCGTCGCCGGTCGGGACTCCCGCGCGCAGCACGACGTACGCCACGACGATCTGTCCCCGCAGGCCGTCGGGACGGCCGACCACCGCCGCCTCCGCCACATCCGGGTGGTGCAGCAGGGCGTCCTCGACCTCGGGCCCGGCGATGTTGTACCCGGCCGAAATGATCATGTCGTCGGCGCGGGCGACGTAGCGGAACCAGCCGTCCGGTTCACGTACGTACGTGTCGCCGGTGAGATTCCAGCCGTCGTGGACGTAATCCGCCTGACGAGGGTCGGCCAGATAGCGGCAGCCCACCGGGCCGCGCACGGCCAGCAGCCCTTCCTCCCCGTCCGCCACCGGACGGCCGTCGGCGTCGACCACGCGCGCGTGCCACCCCGGAACCGGGATTCCGGTGGTGCCCGGTCTGATCGACTCGTCCGCCGCCGAGATGAAGATGTGCAGCAGCTCGGTCGCGCCGATGCCGTTGATGATGCGCAGTCCGGTCCGCTCCTGCCAGGCCTGCCAGGTGGCGGCGGGCAGATTCTCACCGGCCGACACGCAGCGCCGCAGCGAGCGGGTGTCGTGGCCGTCGAGGTTGTCCAGCATCACCCGGTACGCGGTCGGCGCGGTGAACAGGACCGACACCCGGTGCTCGGCGATCGCGGACAACAGCCGGGCCGGGCCCGCCTGTTCGAGCAGCAGCGCAGACGCCCCCGCCCGCATCGGGAAGATCACCAGACCACCGAGCCCGAAGGTGAAGCCCAGCGGGGGGCTGCCCGCGAAGACATCATCGGGCTCCGGCCGCAGCACCCGCGCGGAGAAGGTGTCCGCGACGGCCAGCACATCGCGGTGGAAATGCATGCACCCCTTGGGGCGGCCGGTCGTGCCCGAGGTGAAGGCGATCAGCGCGACATCGTCGGCGGCGGTCGGGACGGGCGTGTACGGCTCCGGTGCCGCGGCGGCGGCCAGACTGATCAGATCGTCGGGGGAGTCGCCGCCGTACGCCGTGATGCGCAGCCCCGACACCTCGGCCTTCGCCAGATCGTCGACCGAGCGGATGTCGCACAGCGCGTGGCTGACGGCGGCCATCTCGCACACCGTGGCGAGTTCCCGGGCCCTCTGCTGGGCCAGAACGGTGACGGCCACCGCGCCCGCCCTCATCACGCCCAGCCAGCAGGCCGCGAGCCAGGGGGTCGTCGGGCCGCGCAGCAGGACACGGTTCCCGGGGACCACACCGAGGCAGGAGGTGAGGACATGAGCGATCCGGTCGGCCTGTTCGCGGAGCTCTCCGTACGTCCACACCTCCCCGCCCGCGGTACGGAAGACGGGCCGGTCCGCGCCGAAGCGCTCGATCGTACGGTCCAGCAGCTCGGACCCGCAGTTCAGGCGCTGCGGATAGTGCAGCTCGGGCAGGTCGAAGACGAGTTCCGGCCACTGCCCGGCAGGCGGCAGATGGTCGCGCGCAAAGGTGTCGAGGTGGGCCGAGGGTGTCAGCTCCATGGTTCGCCCCCTTCTCGTGGTGGGGTCGCGAATCGAGCGTATCGTGAAGGTGACGACAGTCAACGGTCCGCGATACCTCGCTTTCCCAGGAGGTGCCCCGGACCCCCGGCCGCACGAAGTGGGGGCTCGAATGCCCGTATTCTCACTGGAACCGGCACAGACCGCCTGGTGTGCGCAGCTGCGGACCCTGGCAGCCGAGCGGCTGCGCCCGCTGGCGGAGAAGGGAGAACCGGGCCGCGTCAACCGCCCCTTGGTCGCCGCCCTCGGTGAACTCCGCCTCCTTGAGCGCCTGTTCGGGGCCGGGGCGCTGGAGCTGTGCCTGCTGCGCGAGTCGCTGGCGTACGGATGTACGGAGGCCGAGACCGCCCTCGCTCTCCAGGGCCTCGGCAGCTACCCCCTGGTCCAGGCGGGCAGCGCCGCGCAACGGGAACGCTGGCTCCCCGAGGTGGTCGCCGGGCGCGCCGTCGCCGCCTTCGCGCTGAGCGAGCCCGACGCCGGGTCGGACGCGGCTGCCCTGGCCCTCAAGGCCGTGCCCGACCGGGCAGAAGGCCGGGGCGGCTGGCGCCTCAGCGGCGAGAAGCGGTGGATCTCCAACGCCCCCGAGGCCGACTTCTACACCGTCTTCGCCCGTACGACGGAGGGTGCGGGCGCCCGCGGTGTCACCGCGTTCCTCGTCCCCGCCGACCGCCCGGGGCTGACCGGGACCGCGCTGGAGATGCTCTCCCCGCACCCCATCGGCGCGCTGAACTTCGACGACGTCCCCGTCACCCGCGACGATGTCCTCGGTGACCCGGACGGCGGCTTCCGGGTCGCCATGAACACCCTGAACCTCTTCCGGCCCAGCGTCGGCGCGTTCGCCGTCGGGATGGCCCAGGCGGCCCTGGACGCGGCTCTCGGGCACACGGCGCGTCGCACCGCCTTCGGCGGCCCCCTGAAGGATCTCCAGTCGGTCGCCCATCAGGTCGCCGAGATGGCCACCCGCACCGAAGCCGCCCGGCTGCTCGTCTACGCGGCGGCCGCCGCGTACGACGAAGGTGCCGAAGACGTACCGAAGCGGTCGGCCATGGCCAAGCTGCTCGCCACGGAGACCGCCCAGTACGTCGTGGACGCCGCCGTTCAGCTGCACGGCGCCCGCGCGCTTCAACGCGGCCATGTGCTGGAACATCTCTACCGCGAGGTCCGCGCCCCCCGGATCTACGAGGGCGCCACCGAGGTCCAGCGCACGATCATCGCCAAGGAGCTGTACGCAAAGGACGCAAAGGACGCAAAGGAGCCGTACGCATGACCCTGCACCGCCAGAATCCGGCCGAGCTCTCGCCGCCCACGGGTTTCTCCCACGCCGTCACCGCCTCCGGCTCACGGATCGTCTTCCTGGCCGGGCAGACCGCGCTCGACACCGACGGCAAGCTCGTCGGGGAGACACTGCCCGAGCAGTTCGAGACGGCACTCGCCAATCTCCTCACCGCTCTCGTGGCCGCGGACGGCGCCCCGCAGGACCTCGCCCGCGTCACCGTCTATGCCACCGATGTCGCCGACTACCGCGCCCATGCGGTCGAACTGGGCCGGATCTGGCGCCGGCTGGCCGGCCGCGACTACCCCGCCATGGCGGTGATCGGAGTGGTCCGCCTCTGGGACGATCAGGCCCTGGTCGAGCTGGACGGGGTGGCCGTACTGCCCTGAGCCCGGCGACCCGCTCATCCCCACGACGAGGTAAGGACCGGATGATGCCGCGCCAGCACGGCCGACGGCCGGTCGAACTGCTCGTTCAGGGAAGCCCGTTGGCGGTCGAGGACAGTTGCACAGTGATCGCGCGGGACCGGCCGGAGCGCCTGTCGTCGGCCCTGCGTACGTGTATCGGTGAGACGGGCGGAGGCCGGTCTTGATCGACTGGTGGCGGGCACGCCCCGGGTTTACGGTCGACTAGTGGACGCAACCGTCTACTGAGGCTCCCCAGAGGGCGCGATGTGCCATGACCACGCCGCAGCCGACACCCACCTCGCAGACCGCCGCCTCGGACAAGCGCATGGGTGGCAACGGGATAGCGCTTCTCGTCATCGCCTCGTGCCAGTTGATGGTGGTCCTCGACATCACCATCGTGAACATCGCGCTGCCGCACATCCAGACCTCGCTGGACTTCTCCACCACAAGTCTGTCCTGGGTGGTCAACGCCTATACGCTCACCTTCGGCGGCCTGCTGCTCCTCGGCGGCCGCGCCGGTGACATTCTCGGTCGGCGCAGGGTCTTCGTCTTCGGAGTGCTGCTCTTCGCGCTCGCCTCCCTGCTCGGTGGCCTGTCCCAGGATTCCGGCCAACTTCTCGCCGCGCGCGCCCTGCAGGGTGTCGGCGGAGCCATCGCCTCGCCGACCGCGCTCGCCCTGATCACCACCACCTTCACCGAAGGACCCGCCCGCAACCGGGCGTTCGGTGTGTTCGCCGCGGTCTCCGCGGGCGGTGGCGCGATCGGCCTGCTGGCCGGTGGCATGCTCGTCGAATGGCTCGACTGGCGCTGGGTGTTCTTCGTCAATGTGCCGATCGCCCTGCTCATCGTTCTGGCGACCCCCCGTCACATCAAGGAGTCCGAGCGCCATCCGGGCAATTTCGACCTGCTCGGTGCGCTGACCTCCACCCTCGGCATGGTCGCGCTGGTCTATGGCTTCATCCGGGCTGCGCAGGAGGGCTGGCGGGACCCGATCACTCTGGCGTCCTTCGGCGCGGCTGTGGCGCTTCTCACGACCTTCATCATGATCGAGCGCCGCTCGAAGCAGCCGATCACTCCGCTGCACATGTTCGCCGACCGCAACCGCGCGGGCACGTACGGAATCATGCTGAACCTCGCCGCCGCCATTTTCGGCATGTTCTTCTTCCTCACGCTCTTTGTGCAGAACGTGCTGGACTTCAGCCCCCTTCAGGCCGGCCTCGCCTTCCTGCCCGTGAGCGCGCTCATCGCGGTGGGCGCCGGACTGACCTCCCAACTCCTGCCCAGGTACGGCCCGAAGCCGTTCATGGTGACCGGAGCGATCCTCGCCGCGGCCGGACTGTCCTGGCTGACGCTGACCGACATCCACTCCAC includes:
- a CDS encoding AMP-binding protein encodes the protein MELTPSAHLDTFARDHLPPAGQWPELVFDLPELHYPQRLNCGSELLDRTIERFGADRPVFRTAGGEVWTYGELREQADRIAHVLTSCLGVVPGNRVLLRGPTTPWLAACWLGVMRAGAVAVTVLAQQRARELATVCEMAAVSHALCDIRSVDDLAKAEVSGLRITAYGGDSPDDLISLAAAAAPEPYTPVPTAADDVALIAFTSGTTGRPKGCMHFHRDVLAVADTFSARVLRPEPDDVFAGSPPLGFTFGLGGLVIFPMRAGASALLLEQAGPARLLSAIAEHRVSVLFTAPTAYRVMLDNLDGHDTRSLRRCVSAGENLPAATWQAWQERTGLRIINGIGATELLHIFISAADESIRPGTTGIPVPGWHARVVDADGRPVADGEEGLLAVRGPVGCRYLADPRQADYVHDGWNLTGDTYVREPDGWFRYVARADDMIISAGYNIAGPEVEDALLHHPDVAEAAVVGRPDGLRGQIVVAYVVLRAGVPTGDDTVAALADSVKRRLTPYKCPREFVFLDALPRTQTGKLQRFRLRALE
- a CDS encoding acyl-CoA dehydrogenase family protein gives rise to the protein MPVFSLEPAQTAWCAQLRTLAAERLRPLAEKGEPGRVNRPLVAALGELRLLERLFGAGALELCLLRESLAYGCTEAETALALQGLGSYPLVQAGSAAQRERWLPEVVAGRAVAAFALSEPDAGSDAAALALKAVPDRAEGRGGWRLSGEKRWISNAPEADFYTVFARTTEGAGARGVTAFLVPADRPGLTGTALEMLSPHPIGALNFDDVPVTRDDVLGDPDGGFRVAMNTLNLFRPSVGAFAVGMAQAALDAALGHTARRTAFGGPLKDLQSVAHQVAEMATRTEAARLLVYAAAAAYDEGAEDVPKRSAMAKLLATETAQYVVDAAVQLHGARALQRGHVLEHLYREVRAPRIYEGATEVQRTIIAKELYAKDAKDAKEPYA
- a CDS encoding RidA family protein; amino-acid sequence: MTLHRQNPAELSPPTGFSHAVTASGSRIVFLAGQTALDTDGKLVGETLPEQFETALANLLTALVAADGAPQDLARVTVYATDVADYRAHAVELGRIWRRLAGRDYPAMAVIGVVRLWDDQALVELDGVAVLP
- a CDS encoding MFS transporter — its product is MTTPQPTPTSQTAASDKRMGGNGIALLVIASCQLMVVLDITIVNIALPHIQTSLDFSTTSLSWVVNAYTLTFGGLLLLGGRAGDILGRRRVFVFGVLLFALASLLGGLSQDSGQLLAARALQGVGGAIASPTALALITTTFTEGPARNRAFGVFAAVSAGGGAIGLLAGGMLVEWLDWRWVFFVNVPIALLIVLATPRHIKESERHPGNFDLLGALTSTLGMVALVYGFIRAAQEGWRDPITLASFGAAVALLTTFIMIERRSKQPITPLHMFADRNRAGTYGIMLNLAAAIFGMFFFLTLFVQNVLDFSPLQAGLAFLPVSALIAVGAGLTSQLLPRYGPKPFMVTGAILAAAGLSWLTLTDIHSTYLGSILGPMLIFSLGMGMQFVSLTLMAVSGVPAHESGAASGLLNTTQQVGGSLGLSILVTVFGTASRNEAEDQVLSFLASATPEERLSFRRTGQLPPPWGDEVLTSGVSAAFVVAAIFTLIAALIALVVIQVRPSDLERLQGGITPGP